The following coding sequences lie in one Peribacillus frigoritolerans genomic window:
- a CDS encoding ROK family glucokinase, which produces MMEKWLMGVDLGGTTTKLALINLYGEIIHKWEISTDISEKGKFITINIAKAIDAKLVELNEPKSKIVGIGMGAPGPVKFVNGSIYEAVNLGWKDYPLKDLLEVETSLPAVIDNDANMAALGEMWKGAGNGAKDLVCVTLGTGVGGGIIHNGQIVHGTSGAAGEIGHITVVTDGGAPCNCGKTGCLETVASATGIVRMALEALNTADEKSLLQQKVDEGNAVTSKLLFQCAASGDPLSKAVVDKVGNYLGLALSHVGNVMNPDKIVIGGGVSQAGDILLDPVRTAFGKYAFKRVSKSTKISLATLGNDAGVIGGAWLIKSQLNT; this is translated from the coding sequence ATGATGGAAAAGTGGCTGATGGGTGTGGATTTAGGCGGTACAACTACCAAACTGGCTCTGATCAATTTATACGGAGAGATTATACATAAATGGGAGATCAGCACGGACATCTCCGAAAAGGGAAAATTCATTACGATTAATATAGCCAAAGCAATTGATGCGAAGCTCGTGGAACTTAATGAACCGAAGAGTAAGATAGTAGGGATAGGAATGGGTGCTCCAGGCCCTGTGAAATTTGTTAACGGTTCCATATATGAAGCCGTCAATTTAGGCTGGAAGGACTATCCTTTAAAAGATTTACTGGAAGTGGAGACATCTCTTCCAGCTGTGATCGATAATGATGCCAATATGGCAGCTTTGGGAGAAATGTGGAAAGGCGCCGGTAATGGTGCCAAAGACCTCGTTTGTGTCACTCTGGGAACTGGTGTAGGCGGCGGGATCATCCATAATGGGCAAATCGTCCATGGTACCAGTGGGGCTGCTGGAGAAATAGGGCATATAACGGTCGTAACGGACGGAGGGGCACCATGCAATTGCGGCAAGACTGGTTGTCTGGAAACGGTTGCTTCGGCAACGGGAATCGTCCGTATGGCTTTAGAAGCCTTGAATACCGCTGATGAAAAGTCATTGCTTCAGCAGAAAGTCGACGAGGGAAATGCGGTTACTTCCAAACTGTTATTCCAATGCGCTGCATCAGGTGATCCTTTGTCCAAAGCTGTGGTGGATAAGGTCGGCAATTACTTGGGGCTGGCACTATCACATGTTGGGAATGTCATGAATCCAGATAAAATCGTCATTGGCGGGGGAGTTTCACAAGCTGGGGACATTTTGCTTGATCCTGTCCGTACTGCCTTCGGAAAGTATGCATTCAAACGGGTTAGTAAATCAACGAAAATCAGCTTGGCCACACTAGGCAATGATGCAGGAGTGATAGGTGGAGCCTGGCTCATTAAAAGCCAACTGAATACGTGA
- a CDS encoding YqgQ family protein, whose amino-acid sequence MKTYYDLQQYLKRFGTFIYIGDRLAELEMMEAEIREIHRMQMMDTKDYQMAILLIRQQLSLEREKQKKN is encoded by the coding sequence ATGAAAACATATTATGATCTTCAACAATACTTGAAAAGATTCGGTACATTTATCTATATTGGTGATCGCTTAGCCGAGCTTGAAATGATGGAAGCCGAAATAAGGGAAATCCACCGTATGCAGATGATGGATACGAAAGATTATCAAATGGCGATCCTTTTAATTAGACAGCAATTGTCTCTTGAAAGGGAAAAACAGAAAAAAAATTGA
- a CDS encoding rhomboid family intramembrane serine protease, with the protein MGFKEDYLFWETIRELSAHYDYRMITVTENHQEIWLESDKNKEFPVIRLIRHDLDWANWLKRDIDRTLQNGERIRRKLYKKPINILSIYVSKFAPVDDHDFSSRVASFKKTNVNTFLLTCENFHDSLQNLEHVLKKPLSIQVLEDNEIDEEKILAVKKDAISESVKKAKAEQKVFQNANKPFFTYIFMALQIAVFILMVFNGGSTNSKTLIEFGAKFSPYIIQGEWWRFFTPMIVHIGFIHLLMNTFSLYLIGAEVERIYGNARFLFIYIFAGFAGTLGSFIMTPNLSAGASGAIFGCFGALLYFGIVYPKLFMRSMGSSVIVLIIINLIYGFTVSGIDNAGHIGGLIGGFLAAGVVHLPKSRNVFRQLAFLIGSAILTYALLHFGFNHQESAAIDDNTMAMLAQKYIDDDEEDKALEMLNNYVDANPDAPLSLFMLGNLSFDNKDIYKARDYYEKAIESNPDLHEAHYNLALVYMNLESFDQAKEQAVQAIELAPDNKSYTKLLAEIEKRL; encoded by the coding sequence TTGGGATTTAAAGAGGATTATTTGTTTTGGGAAACCATAAGGGAGTTGTCAGCCCATTATGATTATCGAATGATCACTGTCACGGAAAACCATCAGGAGATTTGGCTTGAAAGCGATAAGAATAAAGAATTTCCTGTCATAAGACTCATTCGACATGATTTGGATTGGGCTAATTGGCTGAAACGCGATATCGACCGAACTTTACAGAATGGGGAAAGGATCAGAAGGAAATTGTATAAAAAGCCCATTAACATATTAAGTATCTATGTTAGTAAATTCGCCCCGGTGGATGATCATGACTTTAGCTCACGCGTGGCTTCCTTTAAAAAAACGAATGTTAACACGTTTCTTTTAACTTGTGAAAACTTTCATGACTCTTTGCAAAACCTTGAACATGTTTTGAAAAAACCACTTTCAATTCAAGTTCTTGAAGATAATGAAATAGATGAGGAAAAGATTCTCGCAGTAAAGAAAGACGCCATCTCGGAGTCAGTCAAAAAGGCTAAGGCTGAGCAGAAGGTATTTCAAAATGCCAATAAGCCATTCTTTACATATATATTCATGGCGTTACAAATAGCTGTGTTCATCTTGATGGTGTTTAATGGGGGCAGCACCAATTCCAAAACTTTGATTGAGTTTGGCGCTAAATTTTCCCCTTATATCATACAAGGGGAATGGTGGCGGTTCTTTACACCGATGATCGTCCATATTGGGTTCATTCATTTATTGATGAATACATTTTCATTGTATTTAATCGGAGCTGAAGTTGAAAGGATTTACGGTAATGCCAGGTTCCTTTTCATCTATATATTCGCTGGTTTCGCTGGAACTCTAGGCAGCTTCATCATGACCCCGAATCTTTCCGCAGGGGCGAGCGGAGCCATTTTTGGCTGCTTTGGGGCACTTCTGTACTTTGGCATCGTCTATCCGAAATTATTCATGCGCTCGATGGGCTCATCGGTGATTGTGTTGATCATCATTAACTTAATATATGGTTTCACCGTTTCGGGAATTGATAATGCAGGGCATATCGGAGGTTTGATCGGAGGGTTCTTGGCTGCTGGAGTGGTGCATCTGCCAAAATCCAGGAATGTCTTTCGGCAGCTGGCTTTTCTGATCGGGTCGGCAATACTGACCTATGCCTTGCTTCACTTTGGTTTCAATCATCAGGAAAGTGCAGCTATAGATGATAATACGATGGCCATGCTGGCCCAAAAGTATATTGATGATGATGAAGAGGATAAAGCTTTAGAGATGCTAAACAATTATGTTGATGCAAATCCTGATGCACCGCTATCGCTTTTTATGCTGGGAAATTTATCTTTTGATAATAAGGACATATATAAAGCCAGGGATTATTATGAAAAAGCGATTGAAAGCAATCCGGATTTGCATGAAGCCCATTACAATCTTGCCCTAGTCTACATGAATCTCGAATCATTCGATCAAGCTAAGGAGCAAGCTGTTCAGGCTATTGAGCTTGCCCCGGATAATAAATCATATACTAAACTGCTGGCAGAAATTGAAAAGCGACTATAA
- a CDS encoding 5-formyltetrahydrofolate cyclo-ligase, with protein MRENKNKLRQEVRSRLMELTKEEHEELSNRIAENLFSLEEWKKAKTIGITISIPPEVPTVRIIEQAWSEGKEVAVPKCDPEKKTMEFKKISSFNQLESVYYGLLEPVAETAKARKEELDALIVPGLAFTKEGYRLGFGGGYYDRFLSYYRGDTLALTYELQLMDELPIEVHDIAVGKLITPSRVIRTYAH; from the coding sequence ATGAGAGAAAACAAAAATAAGCTCCGCCAAGAAGTTAGGTCCCGTTTAATGGAGCTAACTAAAGAGGAACATGAAGAACTTTCGAATAGAATTGCTGAAAACTTATTTTCACTGGAGGAATGGAAAAAAGCAAAAACCATAGGCATCACCATCTCCATACCGCCCGAAGTTCCAACTGTACGGATCATCGAACAAGCATGGAGTGAAGGAAAAGAAGTGGCAGTACCAAAATGTGATCCTGAAAAAAAGACAATGGAATTCAAGAAAATCTCGTCCTTCAATCAGCTGGAGTCTGTTTATTACGGGTTGCTTGAACCAGTGGCTGAAACAGCCAAGGCTCGGAAAGAGGAATTGGATGCATTGATCGTACCCGGTCTTGCTTTTACCAAGGAAGGGTATCGCCTAGGCTTTGGAGGCGGCTATTATGACCGTTTCCTATCTTATTACCGAGGAGATACATTGGCACTTACATACGAGCTTCAATTAATGGATGAACTCCCGATAGAAGTCCATGATATAGCGGTAGGCAAACTCATTACCCCATCCAGGGTAATACGTACGTACGCCCATTAG
- the rpmG gene encoding 50S ribosomal protein L33: MRVNITLACTECGDRNYISKKNKRNNPDRLELKKYCSREKRSTTHRETK; encoded by the coding sequence ATGCGCGTAAATATTACATTAGCTTGCACTGAATGTGGAGACCGTAACTATATTTCTAAAAAAAATAAACGTAACAATCCAGACCGTCTTGAGCTTAAAAAATACTGCTCAAGAGAAAAACGCAGCACGACTCACCGTGAAACAAAGTAA
- the phoU gene encoding phosphate signaling complex protein PhoU, which translates to MIVRENFELQLKELQEKIVKLANLASSAISKSYAALENNNVDDALEVIDDDTIADLLEEEINDFAILLIAKQQPVAIDLRRIIAAIKIASDIERMADFGVNIAKSAIRIGDQPFILPLTPLKQMHDITLKMIQLSIEAFEKEDVVLSREIIEMDDEVDRFYGDMIRSLLRLSDEKNLQQVTQLSLIARYLERTADHTTNIAENIYFLVRGRYISRNE; encoded by the coding sequence ATGATCGTTCGTGAAAATTTCGAGCTTCAATTGAAAGAGTTACAGGAGAAAATCGTGAAGTTGGCTAATTTAGCATCAAGTGCCATATCAAAATCATATGCCGCACTGGAAAACAATAATGTGGATGATGCTCTTGAAGTTATTGATGATGATACAATCGCTGATTTACTAGAAGAGGAAATTAATGACTTTGCGATTTTGCTGATTGCTAAGCAGCAGCCGGTTGCGATTGATTTAAGGCGTATCATTGCTGCCATAAAAATCGCCTCTGATATTGAAAGGATGGCGGACTTTGGAGTGAATATTGCTAAATCAGCCATCCGAATCGGTGACCAGCCATTTATTCTGCCTTTAACGCCATTAAAGCAGATGCATGATATTACATTAAAGATGATTCAACTTTCAATAGAAGCATTTGAGAAGGAAGATGTTGTTCTTTCAAGAGAAATCATTGAAATGGATGACGAGGTTGATCGCTTTTATGGAGATATGATTCGGAGTCTCCTTCGCCTTTCAGATGAAAAAAACCTTCAGCAGGTTACACAGCTTTCCTTAATTGCTCGATATTTGGAAAGGACAGCGGACCATACAACGAATATTGCAGAGAATATTTACTTCCTGGTAAGAGGGAGATATATCAGCAGGAATGAATGA
- the pstB gene encoding phosphate ABC transporter ATP-binding protein PstB: MNMTLTREKESPAIGIENVGSAALTEKVYETSNLNLWYGENHALKNINLDMHQNEVTAIIGPSGCGKSTYIKTLNRMIELVPDVKTTGQIKYRNRNILDQSYKVEDLRTQVGMVFQKPNPFPKSIYENVVYGPKIHGIKNKKILDEIVEKSLKGAAIWDEVKDRLHENAYGLSGGQQQRLCIARCLAIEPDVILMDEPTSALDPISTLKIEELVQEMKKDFSIIIVTHNMQQAARISDRTAFFLNGEVIEYSDTNTIFSNPNDKRTEDYITGRFG; the protein is encoded by the coding sequence ATGAATATGACCTTAACGAGAGAAAAAGAGTCACCGGCAATCGGAATCGAAAATGTCGGATCAGCTGCCTTGACGGAAAAGGTGTATGAAACATCCAATCTCAATTTATGGTATGGAGAAAACCATGCTTTGAAAAATATTAATCTGGATATGCACCAAAATGAAGTGACCGCCATCATTGGTCCTTCAGGATGTGGGAAATCCACCTACATCAAAACATTGAACCGAATGATAGAGCTAGTCCCGGATGTGAAAACGACAGGTCAGATTAAATATAGAAACAGGAATATCCTCGATCAGTCCTATAAGGTGGAAGATTTAAGGACACAGGTGGGAATGGTTTTCCAAAAGCCTAATCCCTTTCCTAAATCAATTTATGAAAATGTTGTATACGGACCAAAAATCCATGGAATTAAAAATAAAAAAATTCTTGATGAGATCGTCGAAAAGAGTTTAAAAGGGGCAGCCATTTGGGATGAAGTGAAAGACCGACTGCATGAAAATGCATATGGACTTTCAGGTGGACAGCAACAGCGTCTTTGTATTGCCAGATGTTTGGCAATCGAACCTGATGTCATATTAATGGATGAACCGACTTCTGCCCTTGACCCGATATCCACTTTGAAAATAGAAGAATTGGTCCAAGAAATGAAAAAGGATTTCAGCATCATCATCGTTACCCATAACATGCAGCAGGCAGCACGTATCTCTGATAGAACAGCCTTCTTCTTAAATGGGGAAGTCATCGAATATTCTGATACAAACACCATCTTCTCTAATCCGAATGATAAAAGAACAGAAGATTACATTACCGGACGCTTCGGTTAA
- the pstA gene encoding phosphate ABC transporter permease PstA, protein MKLINKSHVAKKMPARLAVNTICKGLFFLATLVGLLVLAILFYRIFTQGIGSLNGDFLQNFASRKPEEAGIKAALIGSIWLMVVVAPVSLLLGVGTAIYLEEYARKNWITTFIKVNISNLAGVPSIVFGLLGLTVFVRALALDRSILAAGLTMSLLVLPVIIVAAQEAIRAVPRDLREASFGMGATKWQTILKVVLPAAIPGILTGGILALSRAIGETAPLVVVGIPMFIAFLPQTVMDTFTVLPMQIYNWTSRPQEEFQQVAAAGIIVLLILLIFMNSIAVIIRNKFQKRY, encoded by the coding sequence ATGAAACTGATAAACAAAAGTCATGTTGCAAAAAAAATGCCTGCTAGGCTGGCTGTTAACACGATTTGTAAAGGATTATTCTTCTTGGCAACATTGGTTGGCCTCCTCGTATTGGCCATCTTATTTTATCGGATATTCACTCAAGGAATTGGCAGTCTGAATGGGGATTTCCTTCAGAATTTCGCTTCCAGGAAACCTGAAGAGGCTGGTATAAAGGCAGCGTTGATCGGTTCAATTTGGTTGATGGTAGTGGTGGCCCCGGTTTCCCTGCTGCTTGGTGTTGGAACGGCCATTTATTTAGAGGAATATGCCCGGAAGAATTGGATCACCACTTTTATCAAAGTGAATATTTCCAATCTGGCGGGTGTGCCGTCAATAGTATTTGGGCTTTTGGGTTTAACGGTTTTCGTTCGTGCTCTAGCTTTGGACCGGTCCATATTGGCAGCAGGCTTGACGATGAGCCTACTTGTTCTTCCTGTCATCATAGTAGCTGCCCAAGAGGCCATACGTGCCGTACCTCGTGATTTAAGGGAAGCTTCATTTGGAATGGGTGCAACAAAGTGGCAAACGATATTGAAAGTGGTCCTGCCTGCTGCGATACCTGGCATTTTAACTGGGGGGATACTTGCTTTATCACGTGCAATCGGTGAAACGGCTCCATTGGTGGTGGTTGGCATACCAATGTTCATCGCCTTTTTACCTCAAACGGTCATGGATACATTCACAGTGCTGCCAATGCAAATCTATAATTGGACATCCCGTCCACAGGAGGAATTCCAGCAGGTTGCTGCCGCGGGAATCATCGTTTTACTCATCCTGTTAATATTCATGAATTCAATAGCGGTTATAATTCGAAATAAATTCCAGAAAAGATACTGA
- the pstC gene encoding phosphate ABC transporter permease subunit PstC, with protein sequence MILEKKSKKKMNMEKVIPKLLFLTAAISVFTTIGIILTLIFETFIFFDRVSIVEFFTEAKWLPFASTPSYGIMPLIVGTLKITVIAAVVAVPVGLATAIFLSEYASEKTRRIIKPILEVLAGIPTIVYGFFALTFVTPVLRDLFPSLDMFNALSPGIVVGIMIMPMIASLSEDALVSVPKSIREGAYALGATKLETTIKVVLPAALSGIVASIVLALSRAIGETMIVSVAGGSTPNMSMDVTSSIQTMTAYIVQVSSGDAGYGTTIYYSIYAVGMTLFVFTLIMNLLAQFISRKFREEY encoded by the coding sequence ATGATTCTGGAAAAGAAAAGTAAGAAAAAAATGAATATGGAAAAAGTCATCCCTAAGCTTTTGTTCCTTACGGCGGCAATTTCCGTTTTTACTACAATCGGGATCATCCTGACGCTTATATTTGAAACATTTATCTTTTTTGACAGAGTATCTATCGTCGAATTTTTTACAGAAGCTAAATGGCTGCCATTTGCATCTACACCGTCCTATGGGATTATGCCGCTTATCGTGGGAACGTTGAAGATAACAGTCATAGCAGCGGTGGTTGCAGTTCCAGTAGGGCTTGCAACAGCCATTTTCTTGAGTGAATATGCATCAGAGAAAACACGCAGAATCATCAAGCCGATTTTAGAAGTTTTAGCTGGAATTCCTACTATCGTTTACGGCTTCTTTGCCTTAACTTTTGTAACACCGGTTTTACGGGATTTATTTCCTTCCCTTGATATGTTCAATGCTCTTAGTCCTGGAATCGTTGTAGGAATCATGATCATGCCGATGATAGCCTCTTTGTCGGAAGATGCCCTTGTATCAGTACCGAAGTCGATTCGCGAAGGTGCGTATGCCTTAGGAGCAACGAAACTCGAAACGACAATTAAAGTGGTATTGCCAGCAGCCCTTTCAGGAATTGTGGCATCCATCGTTCTTGCTCTATCCAGAGCGATCGGGGAAACCATGATTGTGAGTGTTGCCGGTGGCTCGACCCCAAATATGAGCATGGATGTAACTTCATCGATTCAAACGATGACCGCTTATATTGTACAGGTAAGTTCGGGAGATGCAGGATATGGGACAACGATTTACTACAGCATTTATGCGGTTGGAATGACACTGTTCGTCTTTACGCTTATCATGAATTTACTGGCGCAGTTCATCTCTCGCAAGTTCAGGGAGGAATATTAA
- a CDS encoding PstS family phosphate ABC transporter substrate-binding protein, whose product MRRFKGMAMTVMMGGVIAVAAGCGSDDTKTSSGEGKGSGQLQGEVITDGSSTVFPIMEAVAEEYMATQPDVKVSVGSSGTGGGFKKFIAGDTDLANASRPVKEEETALLDEKGVKYTELKLAFDGISIVANKDNEFIDSLTVEELQKLWIDNGKVKKWSDIRPEWPKEEIKFYSPGTDSGTYDYFNEVILEEKPMVENATLSEDDNVLVQGVEGDKNAIGFFGYAYYSENKDKLKIISIDNGKGAVEPTHETIKSGEYAPLSRPLYTYVANKSVAEKEQVADYTQFVIENAGELAEEVGYISLPEEEYQKDLDKLKELEK is encoded by the coding sequence ATGAGACGTTTCAAAGGTATGGCAATGACTGTAATGATGGGTGGAGTAATTGCAGTAGCGGCGGGTTGTGGATCCGATGACACTAAGACAAGCAGCGGTGAAGGAAAAGGATCTGGCCAACTGCAGGGAGAAGTAATTACGGATGGTTCTTCAACGGTCTTTCCGATCATGGAGGCAGTTGCCGAAGAATATATGGCTACACAGCCTGATGTGAAGGTTTCAGTGGGATCGTCAGGAACAGGTGGGGGATTTAAGAAATTCATCGCTGGTGATACGGACCTAGCCAATGCATCCCGCCCGGTCAAAGAAGAAGAAACTGCCTTACTTGATGAAAAGGGAGTTAAATATACAGAGTTGAAACTGGCATTTGACGGTATTTCAATCGTCGCCAATAAAGATAATGAATTCATCGATTCACTAACAGTTGAAGAACTTCAAAAACTGTGGATTGATAATGGAAAGGTGAAGAAATGGTCTGATATACGTCCTGAATGGCCGAAGGAAGAAATTAAATTCTACTCTCCGGGAACAGATTCAGGCACATATGATTATTTCAATGAAGTAATCCTTGAAGAAAAACCGATGGTGGAAAATGCTACGCTTTCAGAAGATGACAATGTCCTTGTACAAGGTGTAGAAGGTGATAAAAATGCGATTGGTTTCTTCGGTTATGCTTACTACTCTGAAAATAAAGATAAGTTAAAGATCATTTCCATCGACAACGGCAAAGGTGCTGTAGAGCCAACACATGAAACGATTAAAAGTGGGGAGTATGCACCATTGTCACGTCCACTTTACACATATGTAGCTAATAAGTCGGTAGCTGAAAAAGAACAAGTTGCTGATTATACTCAATTCGTCATTGAAAATGCAGGAGAGCTTGCTGAAGAAGTGGGTTATATCAGCCTGCCGGAAGAAGAGTACCAGAAAGATCTTGATAAATTAAAAGAACTGGAAAAATAA
- a CDS encoding peptidoglycan D,D-transpeptidase FtsI family protein, translating to MNKKKKKKTHVPFRLNILFFLVFVLFSALILRLGVVQIVYGDDYRREIERTEEVTVNNSVPRGKMYDRNLKLMVDNQPLDAITYTRKQGTKQTEMVETAEKLAKLIEKETDKVTERDKKDFWILKNPKLAEKKITDKERKKVEEGEMEESDLYKLQLDRITEEETELSEKDLEVLAIYREFASGYALTPQIVKNKKVTKEEFAKVSENLDSLPGVDISTDWDRFYTYNKTLKSVLGKVSSSEEGLPSESLDYYLARDYSRNDRVGKSYIEAQYEDVLQGQKAKVRNVTDKSGNVVDSEVITEGSRGKDLILTVDMDLQLATEEIIEKELIAKKKMGNTKFLDRAFVVMMDPNTGEILTMAGKKYEKDSKTGKSSIEDFALGNITTSYTMGSSVKGATVLTGYQQGAIQPGTYFYDTKLKIKGTKEKGSYKNFGNINDLTALKVSSNVYMFRTAINIAGAHYVPNEPLNISSSAFSTIRNSFAQFGLGVRTGIDLPNEMSGFKGSETLAGKLLDLSIGQYDTYTPMQLVQYVSTIANGGNRMKPHMVKEIRDPVDNNEELGPVAEDVAPTVLNRLDMKEEWVERVQSGFEKVAMEQGGTAYTYFGKKSYTVAAKTGTAEAFYDGPNRMDYSEPQATMNITLVGYAPAKNPEVAFSVVVPWAYQGHSGHDMSKKIGEEIMDKYFELKKERAKKENTETSTDLKVENGKDVQKDQAEVRKSQENE from the coding sequence GTGAATAAAAAGAAAAAGAAAAAGACGCATGTGCCTTTCAGATTGAATATTCTTTTCTTTTTAGTGTTTGTTTTGTTTTCCGCTTTAATTTTACGCTTGGGTGTTGTACAGATTGTTTATGGTGATGATTACCGCCGTGAGATTGAAAGAACAGAGGAAGTGACCGTGAATAATTCGGTGCCCCGTGGGAAAATGTATGACCGGAATTTGAAACTGATGGTCGATAACCAACCACTGGATGCAATTACATATACACGAAAACAAGGTACGAAACAAACAGAAATGGTGGAAACGGCTGAGAAACTCGCGAAGTTGATCGAAAAGGAAACAGACAAAGTGACTGAACGCGATAAAAAGGATTTTTGGATTTTGAAGAATCCAAAGCTGGCCGAGAAAAAGATTACCGATAAAGAGAGGAAAAAAGTGGAAGAAGGCGAGATGGAAGAAAGTGATTTGTATAAGCTTCAGCTTGATCGGATTACTGAAGAAGAAACAGAGCTTTCGGAAAAAGATCTTGAAGTTCTTGCCATCTATAGGGAATTTGCAAGCGGATATGCCCTTACCCCGCAAATTGTGAAAAACAAGAAAGTAACAAAAGAAGAATTCGCCAAGGTGAGTGAAAACCTTGATTCGCTCCCAGGGGTCGATATATCTACAGATTGGGATCGTTTTTATACATATAATAAAACACTTAAATCTGTTTTGGGTAAAGTTTCCTCATCTGAAGAAGGCCTGCCTAGTGAAAGTCTGGACTATTATTTAGCACGCGATTATAGCCGGAATGACCGTGTAGGTAAGAGTTATATTGAGGCGCAATATGAAGATGTCCTCCAAGGTCAGAAAGCGAAAGTAAGGAATGTGACCGATAAATCAGGAAATGTCGTCGATTCCGAAGTGATTACTGAAGGTTCGCGAGGAAAAGATCTTATATTGACAGTTGATATGGATTTACAGCTTGCAACAGAGGAAATCATTGAAAAGGAATTGATTGCCAAGAAAAAAATGGGTAACACCAAATTCTTGGATAGGGCTTTTGTCGTCATGATGGATCCTAATACAGGGGAAATTTTAACGATGGCGGGTAAGAAATATGAGAAGGATTCAAAAACAGGGAAATCTTCCATAGAGGACTTTGCATTAGGGAATATCACGACTTCCTATACAATGGGCTCTTCAGTAAAAGGCGCAACTGTTTTGACCGGTTATCAGCAAGGCGCAATCCAGCCGGGGACATACTTTTATGATACAAAGCTGAAGATTAAGGGGACAAAGGAAAAAGGCTCATATAAAAACTTTGGGAACATTAATGATTTAACGGCTTTAAAAGTATCTTCCAATGTTTATATGTTCAGAACGGCGATTAATATTGCAGGTGCGCATTATGTGCCGAATGAACCTTTAAATATTAGCTCAAGCGCCTTCTCAACCATCCGGAATTCATTCGCCCAGTTTGGCTTGGGTGTTCGTACGGGAATCGATCTCCCGAATGAGATGAGTGGATTCAAAGGTTCAGAAACGTTAGCGGGTAAGTTGCTTGACCTTTCAATCGGACAGTATGATACGTACACACCGATGCAGCTTGTGCAATACGTTTCCACGATAGCGAATGGCGGAAACCGCATGAAGCCGCATATGGTTAAGGAAATCCGTGATCCGGTTGATAATAATGAGGAATTGGGTCCTGTTGCCGAAGACGTTGCACCGACTGTCCTTAATCGTCTTGATATGAAGGAAGAATGGGTAGAACGTGTGCAGAGCGGTTTCGAGAAAGTTGCGATGGAACAAGGCGGAACGGCTTATACCTATTTTGGGAAAAAATCGTATACAGTGGCAGCTAAAACCGGGACGGCGGAAGCATTCTATGACGGCCCGAACCGGATGGATTATAGCGAGCCCCAAGCAACGATGAATATCACGTTGGTCGGCTATGCCCCTGCTAAAAATCCAGAAGTTGCTTTTTCTGTTGTTGTCCCGTGGGCGTATCAGGGCCATTCGGGTCATGATATGAGTAAAAAAATTGGTGAAGAGATTATGGATAAGTATTTCGAACTGAAAAAAGAACGGGCTAAAAAGGAAAATACCGAAACCTCGACTGATTTGAAAGTGGAAAATGGTAAAGACGTTCAAAAGGACCAGGCTGAAGTTAGAAAAAGCCAGGAAAATGAATAA